In the Helianthus annuus cultivar XRQ/B chromosome 11, HanXRQr2.0-SUNRISE, whole genome shotgun sequence genome, one interval contains:
- the LOC110916428 gene encoding uncharacterized protein LOC110916428: MDVSNAVLDFFNTGKLLQELNHTLIVLVPKVPTPSFITDYRPISCCNVLFKCISKIVTDRMKGALDSIVSINQSAFVPGRKISDNILLTQELMHNYHRSFGPPRCAFKVDIQKAYDTVEWSFLKNVLVGFGFAEWMVDWIMLCVSSTSYSVCVNGNTHGYFKEERGLRKGDPMSPYLFTLVMEILTYDWFLFSRGDVASARCIYGFPLKIF, translated from the coding sequence ATGGATGTTTCCAATGCAGTTCTTGATTTCTTTAACACAGGGAAGTTACTTCAGGAGCTGAACCATACACTCATTGTTCTTGTCCCTAAAGTCCCCACTCCTTCGTTTATTACGGATTACAGGCCGATTTCATGTTGTAATGTTCTGTTCAAATGTATTAGTAAGATCGTTACTGACCGTATGAAAGGAGCACTGGATAGTATTGTGAGTATAAACCAATCGGCTTTTGTGCCAGGTAGGAAGATTTCGGATAACATCCTCCTTACGCAGGAACTAATGCATAATTACCATAGGAGTTTCGGGCCACCTAGATGTGCGTTCAAGGTTGACATTCAGAAAGCGTATGACACAGTTGAATGGAGTTTTCTGAAAAATGTGTTGGTTGGTTTTGGGTTTGCGGAATGGATGGTGGATTGGATTATGTTATGTGTCTCGTCTACGTCTTATTCGGTTTGTGTTAATGGAAATACTCACGGGTATTTTAAAGAAGAAAGGGGTTTAAGAAAAGGTGATCCGATGTCCCCGTATTTATTTACTCTGGTCATGGAGATTTTGACTTACGATTGGTTCCTATTCTCTAGGGGTGACGTTGCTTCAGCTAGATGCATTTATGGATTCCCTCTCAAAATTTTCTAA